In Nicotiana tabacum cultivar K326 chromosome 2, ASM71507v2, whole genome shotgun sequence, the following proteins share a genomic window:
- the LOC142166324 gene encoding uncharacterized protein LOC142166324: MPARKLAKWKILLSEFDIVYITQKAIKGKALANHLTENPVDGDYEPVTTYFPNEEVLFVGEDIAESYTGCRMSFNGVANFKGFGIGAVLISQSGQHYPASAKIRFPCTNNMAEYDACILGIKMAVDMNIKERLVIGDSDLLIHQVQGEWSTKNVKILPYLHCVKELCKKFTKIVFKHVPRIQN, from the coding sequence ATGCCTGCTAGAAAGCTAGCTAAATGGAAAATTCTCCTCagcgaatttgacattgtgtacataactCAGAAGGCTATCAAAGGGAAAGCTTTAGCCAACCACCTCACAGAGAATCCGGTGGATGGGGATTACGAGCCAGTTACTACGTATTTTCCCAATGAAGAAGTATTATTTGTTGGAGAAGATATTGCGGAATCATACACTGGATGCAGAATGTCTTTTAATGGagtagcaaacttcaaaggatTCGGAATTGGGGCAGTCCTCATTTCGCAGTCTGGACAACACTATCCAGCATCGGCAAAGATAAGATTCCCGTGTactaataatatggctgaatatgatgCGTGCATCCTTGGGATCAaaatggcagtcgacatgaacatcaaAGAACGTTTGGTCATAGGGGATTCCGATCTATTGATACACCAAGTCCAAGGGGAATGGTCCACCAAGAATGTCAAGATACTTCCGTACCTGCACTGCGTGAAGgagctatgcaagaagttcacaaagatTGTGTTCAAGCACGTCCCCAGGATTCAGAACTAG